The DNA region CGTCGTGGTCGCGTGAAGGAGCCAGTTGGTACTCATGGTAAGGGATTATTATTAGGAGAGATTAAAAAGCCGGAGtgttgtttttataattttacataaaatatgtgaactgTGCAGGGGCGATGAAATGCATATTTAATGGAGTTGTTCAGCAACATGACATAGTGTGCATGAACTTATACAAGCGTGCTTATCCCAAGTGGCCTGAACGTCTGTACCCGCAGCTTCTTTGATTTCAATTTATAGAATGGTGCTGATGATGTTTAATTTTCTCTGAATCTCATTCATACTTTTGGTTATGGAGGTGGTTTAGTTGAAGTCCTCCAGTTTTGTCCTCTGTATGTGATAAAACTATGCATATTATCTTTCTCATTGTTCTCAATACAGTTAGAATATGGTGCTGAAGCTGAATCATTATAAAGCTTAATTGTTATGATAGAAACAGATGAGTTTACTTATTTTTGATACGATACATGTTGATGTGCATCATCTTATGTATCAAGATATTTTAATTACTCAGCCTATGTGGACATGTGTTCTATACATAGAAATTAAAGGGTGAGAGAGAGGACTACTTGAAGAGAGATTCAGTTATGGACGTTGGATAAAATGGATTAGAATCATCTCATAATTCACAACATTCTAAATTTATGGAAAAATGACGACAAAAAGGCTATTATGCTAATAAGCTAAACAAACAGATGCGATGTCATAGTGGTTTATCAGGGGGTTGGTCGGACTCAGGAGGCGGAGATGGCCCAAACTCGAGGTTCGGGTAGACACCTGGAGGTCTCTCTCGGGGTTGGATCGAGAGCAACTGTGTTGAATCACCTACGACATCTGCCCACCCATAATGTGGCTCAGCCCTTCCCCAAAAACATGATCCaaagatatattaataaacCAGAAAATTAGATAATATGTTTAGATGtaagctctctctcttactCATAGTATGTTTCTTCATCCACCACTATGTCCCAGCTTTCTCCCGTTGTACTTTTTCCGTACTTATGAACCTTTCTGCAATCACATACATAATAATATTAGGCCTCCATTGTTTCAACTGCTCATATATGCATTTGCAGTTACATTTGAAAAagttgcattttcatattacaaatatttacatCAAAGGGAAAGAAATCATGTTGTGGATTcatttagtaaaatatatacactaaGGCACAAACATCCGAGACAGTAATCAAAATTCCTTACCCGTTTCCAAAGTGTTCCTCTCCCCACGTTCTTGACCAACCTACAAACATGTAAGATAATCGAGTCACATGGGATCAGAACGTATTAAATGAGATGAGAGaaatcaaggaagaagaagaagaaggaactcACGGTCGCTGTTAGGTGATACATGCCATGTCTCTCCCTGACGTGAACCTATCCCACTGAAAAATTTCTCTTCCCACTTGTCACCCCATTTGGTTCCCAACTCTGTCTCAGCCCATTTGTCAGTCCTGGATGGTTCACCAAtaacaaaatctcaaatctctTACAGAACAATGTTCAAGTAACTCCCATCCCCGTTTCTGGGGATCACTCGGAGCTTATAGACTAACCAGTGACCGAAACGTTTAGAACTTGTAAATAAAACAGAGTAGTTAGAAGTGAAAACCATTTGAGCACAGATCCTCTTCCATCATAATGTTCTCCCCACTTTTCCCACCATGACTGCTCATTTAGTCTACCATATTTATGTGCTCCTTTCTCTGTCCATCCTTTAGCATCGTACTTCTCCCACCTGATTGTCAGTGAATGATACTATTAGTCTAGCAGCATATGTTCCCTAATATTCAAACAAAAGCACTTGTGTTGTCATTGACCTACCATTTCTCGTACCAACCAGCATTTTCGGTTCCTGATTTTGCTTGCTTTTGTGCACTCCTTTCTATCCTCGCTAGATTACTGCAATTTAACCAGTTTCACAATGAGACGACTGTAAGAATCTAGCAAAGTGAAGATGCTAAAACTGGTAAAGGAAATGCTAGAACATAGACCTCCACTCATCTTGATGAAGCACTTCTTGCCAAGTTTCCCACCAAGAGTCCCCCTCAGCAATTTTACCAGATTTCTCCACACCTACAAAAAGCTCACTCCACTGGGGTGAGAATATGAAAAAACGAAAACACAGAACTTGACACACtcaaaaatcatcatgaagtaCCAAAATTCCAGTGAAAAAGGGGAAATGGAAAGGAAGTGAAGcataacaaactaaatataaaggTAACTTCCACCAGTTTCAATGCGGGAACAACACCATTTAAACATCCCACCTATCAAACCAGGTATGATCTttccagaaaaataaaaataacggAATAAATTTAAAGTAGAGTAGGATAGGAGTACAATACCTAATTCTTTGTATCCAGTCCAGTCACTTTTCTCCCACCACTGTCAAGGATATCAATAAATCCGATTAAACACGTCCACCTGGGGTGATACTCCATGGGGTTACGAAGAATAACCTCAAGATAACTAGACTGAGGgaacaataataattcaatcCTAGTATTTTAAGATCTAtaaactttctttttcattaaacTCATACGGTCGGTTTTCTGACAAGGCAAGCACTAGTAAGGTATGGTAAATATCAATGGCCACAATAAGAAGAAAAGCTACGGGAGTCTGTCAAGTTTAACACTAGGGGTAACGATTTTGTACCGTTTCGGTCCACTCAGAAGAGCCATCATGAGATTGACCACCCATCCTTGTCCACCTACATCTGTACCCATTATCTCCCAGGTCCTGTCCACTTTCTCTAAACCAACTACTTCCATCTTCATTAGTGCCAGACTCATTGACATTCTCATTCAACAAATCGATCCCCCAATCCTTTTCATTAGCAATCCCGGTGTCTACAATAATCAAAAATGACATGGTTAGAAGTATCCGTCACGGTAAGACATCTATATAAAGTAGCAACATAACTCGGAACGCGGATAAAGCCATATAAAACGTAGATTAACCTCTTTTAGGCGGAGTATCACGGGACTGAGGGCCAGTAAGCCTTGGAGTACAACGAGGGTAGAACTTTTCTTGCTTTGACAAAAATCGAGATCTGCCAAAGCCAAACCAATTTATGGAGCTCGTCATTTcactttgaaaacaaaaaaaaagactcacaTAAACAACATCAAAGACTTCCTAAGAAGCCAGCCTTACTAGAAAAGAATAAAGAACATACTGAACAAAACAAAGCCAGAAGCCTTCTTCAATTGAAACAAGAATCTTCAAAAGCAAGGATACCAAATTAAATTGGGGAAAATCAAGTCCATTTACACTTACTTTGGCGAGGCAAATGGCACAGCAGATGAAGAAGTTTTGATACCGGCACCGTGGGCACTCGTCTTCTGATCGAAACGCCGTTCCTCAGACATCTCGCAGCCCCCAGAGCGACGAATCGGTGCGAGCATATCTGCAACGCAGCTAAATCTTCGAATCGGAGCTCCGGCTTGATCACCATCGAACCATAGTAGTTTCCTTTTCCACTTCGTTAGGCGCAATCCATGATTACTTCTTGTTCCAACCCCGAATCGTCGTCCGAGTTTGATGTCGAGAAGAGAGACTGCGGAGCTTGCCGCCATTGCGCTCACAGACTCGCCATGTGTATGAAACTTGAGAAATGAGAAACCCTAGGATGCGAATTTGCACAACTCTCGATCCGTGGAAGCGAGCGAGctcagaagagagagagagagagagaatgagaaagtGTTTCAGTTTCAGTCCAGTAGAGAAGAGAAAGCCCGAGGcgagagattatatatataagggtATTCAATCCGGGTTAACCAATCTGATACCGACCGATGCGATCTATTCCTAACCGAGAATACTCGAATCCAAAATTGgaaccatatatatatcttgggtatgatttgtttttttggtcgaaATTgctatatgattttaaatacaatataatctctataaattaatactcaaTAAACTAATACTTTCATAAATCAATATACTTTTTAGTTTTCGGTATAATCagtatatcaatatatttaataatttcattaattttattatataaagttgattTTTCAAAGTTAGTCATGAACAGTATCGTGAAACATGTTAATTATACTGATAAGATGTTGATATctgtcaaaaaattattatttttcaaaaaattttttttcaaaaaaaaatattaagacaataacatataaattttttttttcaaaacaactaattaagataataacattgaatttacataaaaattacaTCTTTATATCTGTAAAACAAAAtcctaaatcaaaaaaaaaaattaacaaaactaatatatttacattGTACACTAAccttatattatatgtgttttctcaattagattttgacattataaacaaaaaaataataattcatgaAACATGTATATCattattaatcaagaaatagtgaataacaaatctaaaaaaataacataagttatgtcaaaagaattattatttttgaaaagtaataggaacaactaattaagaaaataatattatatctacataaaatttacatattatttatattaagaACTGCTTGACAGAACAATTGAGAAGCTATTTTGTGATTTGAGAAGTTGGAACGCTAAACCGtcttaaaattggtttcaaacctgatttatgtggttttctatcgaatttggttcgtaaaccgtttaaatccagttatatagaaaaatatatgagaactgtTGATTGAggtagaaataagttgagaacttacgattcgagaatatttgagaagatgatgttcacatattttaccttgtcttaccttagtttatttacgcattttgcatgttttactAGCTTGTTAGGTCATCACTGAGTAGTTTTAGggctgtttatgcattagagtagatttgcattgcattgcattgtttcttgcataaacaggtgatttaggACCCAATGGAGCATGAATAAGTGCTGAGGGAGAGTGAAGCCATCAAGAGAAGCAGAAAAAGGAGTTAGAGCAGAAGAGAATCAAGATCCGGAAGTttactcgaccaccacactcgaccagacactcgaccgtatGCTAAAAGGGACTCGACCGACTgaaaggagcagaagaagacctgactcgaccatgcactcgaccgagcacatggtcgagtcaACCGAGCAGCTTCTCTATTTTGTCTtgtagccattttagggcttccctacTTTTCTATATATGCCCTTTGTACTCTATGGCCGCTGACAAGCCACTTTACAGAGgaaaaatatcagaaaacctagtttttacctttattgggattttagcttttaagttttcatcatcaacacttttaagctttttcttGAGATTTTCATACCTTGTTGCTTCTGTAACTTtttgggtattgagaatctaagtttattctttgaacaaagttgtagatcttcatcttatctttctaataatgcaagtttcattgatttctaggtttatgattttgttcatcatgtgttgttcatctgagtagtgtattaggatcttagggatggattaggctggatgagagttatggtagtttagactgatcaagcttgattgtttaaatatctcttctagattaggcatgctctatgttgttcttatatcttagagggtaagaacagatcCTAGGTTGtttagcatcataccaatgtttaagcttctggataatactaatgctagagattactGTTcctatcccaagagattggttatGTAAGAAGGTTTTTGACATGtgatgatctggatctttaTGCCTGCTTTTTTATgcaatagctagtgagaactagatctaggagtatctaagcttgattgttattgtcatgagaatggattaacaagtattggaagatcattgtctagagatagctcactgttgattgaggtttgttggtcaGTTTAGATTAGTATAgctcaagtccagcccatgaatccatccctggGGCCTTctgtgtttattgatttctctatttgattactgttatccgctttttgtttgatttactttcaaCCTGCTCTGTTTGATTGTTAAGTTTTGTTCTATTCTTCGTAGCTTCCCACTTGACCCATtactcgatcgagcatacgatcgagtgcctgctcgagtcCGTTTCCCAGTTCTTGCTTTATGTCCTGCATTTTTctagtttcattcctgtttcattgcatATCTTAGTTTCAGTTATTATCTTGCATTTAAACTGTCATCTTAGTAGTTTTACATTTTGCATTTACATTTCTGTCATCAAACTATTACaccaaaaccattttcatatttggcttaacttagataagtgtttacatcttgactgcttgaatcatactcattatggatcgacatctcttatactgcaactgcataagagtaattgaaacctcttgcattccacctgatcatatatctttggttttagcttgtgtttgttgtctgattgcatcattcatacATTCACAAGTATTCCAAACTCACAAAAAGATATGTTTCAAtctggcgccgttgccatttgagTAGTTGTTTGTGACAATCAGGATTTACACAAgtttaagattaagttctattgttACACTTGATAATTACTGATTTGAATCTTCATCTGCTTggtttttttgagtttcaggtaccaactcgaccctgcactcgaccGTCTGTACGTTCCAGTGATCGATCGAGTCACCAAGCCAGATTCAGTCAGTCTTCTAGTTTAAGTCAGTTCGATCCTCAACTTGAGCCAGTGCTCGACGAAGTGTTAGTTCGAGTGGTTGATCGAGTCACCAACCAAAGTTCACTCGAGCAAGTGCTTGACCGTCTGTCAGTTCGAGTAGGTGATCGAGTCCGTACATGTAAACCAGATCGAAAGGAAACAAGAACTTTGAAAGATACATTGAGCACATCAACCGTTTACCAAGAGATTTGAGGCAACAGAGAACCAGAATCCTTTAAGAACAAGAACACCAACTGCTCATGGATCCACCCATGTAGAGACCAAGACAGATTGGAGCAGGTGATGCTCCAAACACCCACACACAAAGGACAAGAATAGTTCCACCTACAGtagcaaataataattttgagataaaaAGTGGGCTGATTACTATGATCCAGTCAAACAAGTTCCATAGTCTGCCTATGGATGATCCCTTAgaccatcttgatgagtttgataggctctgtggCCTGACCAAGAttaatggagtaagtgaagacaGTTTCAAGCTCAGTCTCTTCCCATTttcacttggagacaaagctcacttGTAAGAGAAGACTTTACCAACAGGAGCAATCACAACCTGGGATGGCTGTAAAAAGGCTTtcctggccaagttcttctctaaTGCAAGGACTACTAGACTGAGGAATGAAATATCTGGTTTTGCATAGAAGAATAATGAGACtttctgtgaagcatgggaaagattcaaaggctaccaaacccaatgtcctcatcatgagTTTAGTAATGAGTCCCTACTTAGCACACTGTACAGAGGAGTTCTACGAAAGATCAGAATGTTGCTGGACACTGCATCAAATGAGATTTTTCTCAACAAACATATGGATGAAGGATGGGAACTGGTAGAAAACTTGGCTCAATCAGATGGGAGttacaatgaagactatgatGGGACTGTTAGATTTGTTGAACCTGCCCAGgatgagaagtacaagaaagatttgaagaCTGTGCATGACAAGTTAGACAAGATTCTTCTTAGTCAACAGACAAACATTCACTTTCTTGCTGATGAAGACACAacagttcaagatggggagaatgaaaTGGCTGAGTTGTGTTATGTTCATAATTAAGGTTGTTTCAAGCCTTACAAccagttcaagaacaacaatctgtCGTACAGAAGTACTAATGTGGCAAAcccacaagaccaagtctatccagcCAAACAACCCCAGCAACATAACAATTATGTACCCAAGCAGCAAAACCAAAGTTTCCAGGCTCcaatgtgtcccccaccaggatTTCAGACTAACTAGAGTCAGGAAGTAGatttaagagctatgatgcagcaGATGCTACTTGGACAAGCAAATGGGCAGCTTGAGACATCAAAGAAGTTGGCTGAGTTAAACCAGAGGCTGGATTcttcttacaatgatctgaatattAAGTTTGAGAGTTTGAATTCTAAACTCAAGTTCATGGAGAGTAACATTGCTTCTACATCAGCTCCTAAGCCAAACCAACTACCTGGAaaggctgttcaaaatccaagggagttcacaaCTAAAGTAATCCATTTCTATGAGGAAgctgtcactgaggacaatgaagttcaagctggggaggatttgTCATAAGACAAAGCTCAGAGTGAAGGTTTTACACAACAAACAGAAAACGGAGTACCACTCGACCGTGTACTCGACCACTCACACGAtcgagtgcatgatcgagtgactgatcgagcTAATCCCGTAGAAGCTGTTAAACCTGTTAGTTACATCCCTTCTGcttacaagcctcctctaccattcccagggcgtTTCAAGGAACAAAAACTGAAGGAACTCAGGGAAATAGTTGAAAAGAAGGAATTGATGGCTTTGAAAGAAGAGGTTGTCATTcaatataaagaagaagagataggaCCTACTTTGGAACAATATGCTCCATATCTTCTCTACCAAGGCATGCTACTTGAGATATCTCAGCAGAAGGCTCAGAATCAGGataagaaggatcttgaggaaaTTGAGGGAGCTATCATTCCAACCAAACTTGAAGACCCAAGTCCATTTGATCTGCCTTGCTCTCAGCTAATTGCATGTCAACAAATGCTTGTATGACCTAGGGGCATCTACCAGTGTAATGCCCTACTCCATTGCACAGAAGCTTGGGCATAGTGACTTCAAGTCCAGTAACCTCTACTTATGTCTAGCTGATGGATCACATAAGGATGTGGTTGGTAAGTTGGAGAATTTCCCAATCAAGATAGGAAAAGCCAGAATTCCCACTGATTTCCTCATTATAGACATGGATAAGGAGTTGGAAGACCCTAtcatcctaggaagaccattcctagcTACTGTTGGAGCtgtaattgatgttaaggaaggaTTGATAACCTTGAACATAGCTGAGGGTCTGATCATGAAATTTGATATCAACAACCCAACCAACTTGCCTTCTAGAGGCCAACCTTTTGTTCTTAAAGACAAGAGAGATCATGAGGTCTCAAGTGAAGTGGAAACTCCAAAGGCTAAGTTCTCTTCTGATGAGGATTCAGTTGAAAAgctcaagggttcagttcaagagttcACTAGCTTGGTGAAGGAACTTCGGGTTCAgatcaacaagaggtctttgaagaaagcAAGGCCAAGGTTCAAGCTTAAGCAGAAACAAGGTTCAAGTTTaaagggtgaagtgatcaagaaTCAGCTTCACAGTGATCAAAATACACCAGGGAGAatctcatcacctccttggtctccaaaccaagcctgaaaagacatcaaaagtcaagcttagtgactttaaacaagctcactagggaggaaatccctaaggtatcattgtacataagtttgattttccttgtagttttgatatttttcttttatgtttgtgttggacagaCCTTTATTAAAGAGAATAGATGGGTTTAGGAAGAATTGAACTTGTAGAAAGGAACTTTTGgggccactcgaccagcccacgagggTTACTCGATCGAGTGACTATAGGCCCAGGCCCACTCGGTTCAATTTCTCTTttgctcgatcgagtggatggAGAAACAATTtcgaaatttgaattttggtcaagcactcgaccacgTGGGGTAGAGTGGTGGGGTCGAGTGACATCAAAagtgagtcaaagattcccaattcaaatttgaatggtatggacgctccactcTTGCCTTCTTGTCCTCTTTAGCCTCTTTATAAAGAGCAAACTCAATTTTAGTCATTCACACTCTCTCATTGGCTTAAAACACTAAAAATCTAGCTagaaatctctctcaagttttatcttcttgctcaagcttagttctttcggcttttgggttactaacctattaactttgagctttgaatctatctctttcatttctctttcaaaatgtcttcaaggtctAGAGAGACATCACAACAAGCTGCCATTCGTGAAGCTGAAGGAAAGAAGGCTGCTGATCGATTCATGGATCGCCGTGATGCATCCTTGGGAACACAGAGAGAAACTGGTGAACGcactcgaccacgtactcgaggGGGCAAACGACCGAGTGCTAGCTCGAGTAAGGGGTCGAGTGGcttttcaaagaagaaaaaccaacTTGTTGAGGAAGATCCAGAGCGGACAAAGAGTGATGAGGAGATGGAGGTTACTCTTGAAGAGCACATAAGAAGACACAAGGCAAAAGGGAAGAGGCCtgctcaagaacaccaagaagaagagaatgaaagtgaagatgaagaagaggtggAAGAAGAATATGGTTCCCAAACTCCAAGCCAACTCTATGAAGCTTTCATGAAGATGAGCTTCCAAGGAACAAGATTTCCTCATaaagaaaccatggagaagctgggtattgctgaagatattgagtttttgtttgagaAATGCAACCTAAGCAAATTCATGGGTTTGTGCTTGAAGGGGTATAGGGAAGAGAGTTGTGAATTTCTATCCACCACCAAGCTTCATCTCTTCACAAGCATGGACCAAGACATGGGAGCTGGTTACATTGACTTCACCATCAAGGGCAAGAAGTATGAGCTGTCACTCAAGCAGCTAGCCACACTCTATGGGTTTGAAGTTGGAAGTGAAGAGGACATGGTCATACCCAAGGAAGAACTTTTTGCTGTTTGGGAGACAATTGGAGACAACAAGCTTTATTCTTcttccaagaccaagagttcaaagataaggagtccagtcctaaggtacttccacaaagctttagcaaatacattctttgctaggaaggaaactggaaacttgaatgagggagagcttaagatgattgatgtaGCACTCTAAGGAATCATCACACAAGCAAGAGATGGGACtgttatccttgggagcagtgtGGATACAGATTTGGCTATGGTCCTCATTGACCAATTCATCTATTATAGAAGCTGGGTTAGCAAGCTGCACAAGAGGAACTCAACTGGagttctaaccattggaggcatcatcactccaatccttgTAGCTGCAAATGTACCACTTCAAGGAGAGAAAGCCAAACCAAGATGGATAGACACCCAATATCTCACTTCCACCCTCATTCTAGCAAAGAAGTTGCACCATGGGAAGcacctcttcaactttgagcatcCAACAGTGGGGAAGACTCAGCTTGTTCTACCTAATTAAGCACTCACCACCATAAGAGAAGGGCtgaacattgacttttggccagttGCTGAATTCTTGTTTGATGGTACAACCCAAGTAAGAGAGGATCAAGCTAGAGATATGGAGATGGCCGATGGGAAAgaacatatttattttgaagAGTATGAACCAAgaccaagagatagtagaggggTTAGAGAGACAagcaaaagtggaacaagtggcatgggaagactgtggataaattgaagaagaagatgggtaaGATGGCTAAGTCCATAAAGGGTTCAAAGAAGGAAATTGCTGAGCTAAAGAGTGGAGATTCATCACCAGCACCATCAAGACCTTTGAGGAGGATCAGCTCAACTAGAACATTGTCCAGAGCTGAAAACCCGGTGATACCAGCTAAAGCTTCACTGCATGAGCCAATTCAGAAGGAGAGAGGTTCATGCCGCACAGAACTTCAGTTTCCGAggcactcgagcacccactcgaccaagcacctCTGATGTACTCTACCGAGCACCTGCCCATACCTCCTTATGGCTTCCCAGCTCCAACAGGTTATCCACCTTATCCCTATGGTCCAGCTTACCCACCCTTTCCACCTCAGTACTTAATGGACCCAACCCTTCTGCAACAATACTATGAGCACCAAGGTCAGCCATTCTACCTACAAcaggccactcgaccagccagCTCGAccctacactcgatcgagttgCAACcgatggccatagtcgagtACCCTGTTTCTCCACTTCCAAGTCAGAgtcaagaccccaactacacctATGACAGCATGAGTTATGCTGTAGACAACTTCTTCAACAATCCATAAGGTACCACAATCACCATCtcattgtaaataccattgcatttcttgttttgttttattttaagtcttgaatcctctttcaaatttctattacacaagggactgtgtaatttaagtttggaggagggtttgagatgacatttttcattgttttctattttcttagttcaaatttttagcattatCATATTAGAATTTGTatttcatctaaggcatagaaaaaccaaaaaatttgaaaacttttcaTATAAGACTCATTCATATTTGCATTaaggatctatgatgagtttagccttgGTAACTTGcttgaattcactaaactaggatcaatgtccaagttaatagtactttgatgatAGTTGAGTAgttggaaacataagattgaaccaagtctagaattcctatattgcattCTGTCTAAACTAAAGCATGTTGTGatatgaaaccatttcctatttataagaacctaatattgacttttaattatcagtttgtgcattgctttaaactcatggatactttatacatatttagatcatcttttcccattttcaccactcttgttgatccaagtagctgatttcatcattgaatcagttttcccatacccttaaccaacctttctttcaagccttgttaaatcttgtgtgtgtgaggcttattttgggattgagcttggtagaaagtgttaggttgaACTGACAGgaataaaaccttgtgtagttctagttttcatttttcaaactagataggactaggtggtttaaatTCTGGGTTTGGGCCTTGGTgagttcaaaaagaaaagaaaagagggaaaagagaaagaaaagggtaaagtcCTTAGGAGGGaattgttttaaagaaaattcaaaCTCTAAATGAAAGAATGGGAGCATTAAAAGTTCTAAGTAAGgttctggtcaaagaaaagaatagTCTAGTGAAAAGCTATATGActtgggaaacaagtaagaGTAAGAATCttagcaaataagaaagaaaccccaTTCCACTAAGAGAAATCACGTAAGAAACCCCTCCTAGgacagaaaaacaaagagaaaaagggaaaaagagaaaagatgaagttaaagggtagaaatAGGACATCATGGATTTAGAATGATTAGGAACAAACACTTTAgatacctttgggtagacaaggttctgttcttgtatgtgtctaagtgatcTTGCCTTTAGCCTTTTTCTAGAGCTCAATCCACTTTTTGCAAGAGAACCCTTgttattgataagccccactcaaaACAGAGACCATTATTGTTTCTAAACCCTTATTACCAacccaaatgagtttaagcactgcataatctgattcatgttcttgtttaatgaatgttaaaggaaatggttgatttgaatgcatatAGAAGTCCAAAgcttgaatcagttaaggttgtgaaagg from Camelina sativa cultivar DH55 chromosome 3, Cs, whole genome shotgun sequence includes:
- the LOC104777639 gene encoding uncharacterized protein LOC104777639 is translated as MAASSAVSLLDIKLGRRFGVGTRSNHGLRLTKWKRKLLWFDGDQAGAPIRRFSCVADMLAPIRRSGGCEMSEERRFDQKTSAHGAGIKTSSSAVPFASPKSRFLSKQEKFYPRCTPRLTGPQSRDTPPKRDTGIANEKDWGIDLLNENVNESGTNEDGSSWFRESGQDLGDNGYRCRWTRMGGQSHDGSSEWTETWWEKSDWTGYKELGVEKSGKIAEGDSWWETWQEVLHQDEWSNLARIERSAQKQAKSGTENAGWYEKWWEKYDAKGWTEKGAHKYGRLNEQSWWEKWGEHYDGRGSVLKWTDKWAETELGTKWGDKWEEKFFSGIGSRQGETWHVSPNSDRWSRTWGEEHFGNGKVHKYGKSTTGESWDIVVDEETYYEAEPHYGWADVVGDSTQLLSIQPRERPPGVYPNLEFGPSPPPESDQPPDKPL